ATGATTTCCATTCCAAGTAGGCTGTTACATTCTTTTTCTTCAGATAATGCTGCCACCATTTGTATTCCAGCCATTGTGCCAAGCGCCATTTAACTCCTGATCTTTTTATCATATCGATCAAGTTAAAGAAGATAGAACGATGGATTTAACGTCTTCCATTTTCACACGCTCTTGTTGCATACTATCTCTATGTCTGATCGTTACGGTTCCGTCTTCTTTGGTTTGATGATCGATGGTTACACAGAATGGAGTGCCGATAGCATCTTGTCTGCGATAGCGTTTCCCGATCGCATCTTTTTCTTCATAAAAACATTTGAAGTGTGGCTTACACTCATCTAACAATTGTCTTGCGATCTCAGGCAATCCATCTTTCTTCATCAACGGTAATATTGCCAGTTTATTCGGAGCGATCTTAGCCGGAATACGCATCACTACCCTGCTATCTGTGCTGCCATCTTCTTTGGCAATGGTCTCTTCTTCATAAGCATGACTCAATACCAATAAGAACATACGATCTAGTCCGATCGAAGTTTCCACCACATAAGGGATATAGTTGCCATAAGGCTTACCGGTTGCGGGGTCTACATCTGCATCGAAATATTGTTGTTTCTTTTTGCTGTATTCCTGATGACTTTTCAAATCGAAATCAGTTCTGCTATGAATTCCTTCCACTTCTTTGAAGCCGAAAGGAAATTCATATTCAATATCAAGTGCCGCATCAGCATAATGCGCCAGCTTCACATGATCATGATAACGATATTTTTCTGCTGGTATACCTAAACTTGTATGCCATTTCAGTCGCTCTTGTTTCCAATAGTTATACCATTCCATCTGTGTGCCGGGACGAACAAAAAACTGCATTTCCATTTGTTCAAATTCACGCATGCGGAAAATGAATTGTCGCGCTACAATTTCATTACGAAATGCTTTTCCTGTTTGAGCAATACCAAAAGGAATTTTCATACGCGCTGTTTTCTGCACGTTCAAGAAGTTCACAAAAATACCTTGTGCTGTTTCAGGGCGCAGATAGATGGTATCTGCATCTTCTGCGACAGAACCCAGCTGCGTGGAGAACATGAGGTTGAACTGACGGATATCGGTCCAGTTAGCTGTGCCGCTCACACTACAAACGATCTTCTGATCATTCATCAGTTGTTTTAATCCTGCAAAATCCTCTGCTGCCAACAAACGATCCATCTCAGCCAATAAAGCATCTGCTTCCTGAGCCTGCCCATTCTCTCTTAACTGATCTGCTTTGGCTTCAAGCAAATGATCGACCCTGTATCTTTTTTTGCTGTCTTTATTATCGATCATCGGATCACTGAAATTATCTACGTGACCGCTGGCTTTCCATGTTGTAGGGTGCATGAAGATAGCGGCATCGATACCGACGATATTATCATGCATTTGCGTCATACTTCTCCACCAATAATCGCGGATATTCTTTTTTAATTCACTTCCATAAGGACCATAATCATACACGGCACTTAAACCGTCATAGATCTCACTACTTGGAAATACAAATCCATATTCTTTGGCATGGGAAATAATAGCCTGAAAACGATTGTCTTGCTGTATGCTCATAACGCGGCAAAAGTAAGATTTTTGGGCTACAAGCCGCAAGCCATAAGCAACAAGTTCCGACTCCTTGAGGCTTGCAGCTTGTAGCTTGCGGCTATCGTCTCCCACCTTTCCTCACTTTTTTTCGCCTTACTCGCTGAAAACCTATAGTTTTAATGCGCTCAAAAAAACATCTCATGCTTAGAAACAAATGTTTACAACTCCTGTTTTTGGTGTTACCTGCACTTAGCTGGGCCCAACAAACAACAGAGTATCCGAATGATTATTTAAGTCCTGAATTCCATGCCGGCAGACGAGCAGCATTCAGGGAAATGATGCCCAATAATTCTGTGGGTGTCTTCTTTGCCTCTCAAGTAAGGGTAAGGAATAATGACGTAGACTATCAGTATGCTCAAAGCAAGAATTTTTATTATTTCACCGGATTGGAAGAGCCCAATGCTTTACTGCTGCTTTTCAAACAGCCGGTAACCATCTTAGGCACAACCGGAACAGAATTTATTTTCGTTCAGAATCGTGATCCACAAAGAGAACTCTGGACAGGTAAAATTCTGGGAGCTGAAGGTGTCAAGAATAAATACAAGATCGCAAACGTATTCACGAATGATAAATTCACTGCGAATACTTTCGATTTCAAATCTGTGGATTCTGTACTGACAGCTTTCCGTAATGAAGATATTTTCTCGAAATATAAAAGAAGTCCTGATCCTTTATCACGTATGGCAGGTATCGTTGACAGTTTAATCATTACCCATAATAAACCAATTGCGGGACGTACTACCAATATGATCCTTTCAACATTACGCGGTATCAAACAAGCAGAAGAGATCGCATTGCTTGAAAAGGCGGCTAAGATGAGTTGTGATGGTCACAACGATGTAATGCGCGCAATTAAGCCGGGTATGACAGAGTATCAGGCACAGGCCATCATGGAGTATCATTTTAAAAAGAATGGCTCTGAATATCCGGGTTATCCAAGTATCAATGGCTCATCAGAAAATGCCTGCGTATTACATTATATCACCAATCTGCGTCTGATGAAAGATGGAGATCTGTTGTTGAGTGATTGTGCTGCAGAATACCATGGTTACACTGCTGATGTTACAAGAACGGTACCTGTAAATGGCAAATTCACTCCTGAGCAAAAGATCATTTATGAATTGGTGCTCGAAGCGCAAGATTCAGGTTTTGCTGCATGTAAGCCTGGTAACCCTTTTGGCGCTGTAGATGCTGCTGCACGTCGTGTCATCAACCGTGGATTGATCAAGTTGGGCATCGCTGCTAATGAGCAGGAAGCACGTCAGTATTTCCCACATGGAACATCACACCATTTAGGTCTGGATGTACACGATATGGGACCCCGTACTTTACAAGAAGGTGTTTGCCTGACCGTTGAACCGGGTATCTATATCCCACCGGGAAGCAAATGCGATAAAAAATGGTGGAGCATTGGTGTTCGTATTGAAGATGATATCCTGATCACAAAAGACGGACATCGCAACCTCTCCGCGTCTTCTCCGCGTACTGTAGCTGAGATAGAAAAGATGGCGAAGCAGAAGAGTATTTTTGATAAAAATTAGAAGCCCTAAGAATTAAGAGCCAAAAAAGGCACAGGATTCAAGAATTCATTTACCATGATCTTGAACCTTGTGCCTTTTTTCTTACCTATATCTTGCACCTTTATTCTTGAATCTTCTATAGAAGTTTTTCATTGTTCTTATGTCTATCCTGATCTCTGAGATTTTTCTTGGCAAAATTTTTCTCCAATGCATCAGTAAGATTGACACCTGTTTGATTGGCCAGACAGATCAAGACCCACAATACATCCGCCATTTCATCCGATAATTCTTTCCCTTTATCGGAAGCTTTGAAGGACTGTTCTCCATATGTGCGAACCATCAATCGACTGAGCTCTCCTACTTCTTCCATTAGAATACCCAGGTTCGTGAGTTCATTGAAATATCTCACACCAGTGGTATTGATCCAGGTGTCTACTTGGTTTTGTGCTTCTTGAATGGTCATGGTAAATAATTTTAATGCCCGATGGGCGAAGTTCCGTGGATGGTTTTGATTTTCATAACAGTAGCGATGGATAAAGCTCTTTGTTTGGCAAGAGTGGCTTTCTCACCTTCAAATAAATCATCAACAGTTGCCTGAAATAAACTCACCCAACGTTCAAAATGTTTGTCTTCAAATGCCGACTTTGTATGTAGATGCTGATGCACAGCAATGGCATTGGATTTATATTTTGCGATACCGAATAATACCGTTTCCCAAAAGTCGATGATGACGGGTAAATGTTTCTCCAGGTCCATTTGAATCACTTCTGTAAAATAATGTCCGATAACAGGATCAGGAATGGCTTTGGCATAAAATGCGCGCATGAGTTGTTCGATATCATCCCTGTTTTCAATATCCATTACTCTTTGTTTTTAGAGTCAATAACAATGGTTACCGGACCGTCATTCAATAAAGACACTTTCATATCAGCCCCAAAAACCCCTGTCTGAACAGGTTTTCCAAGGTCATGCGTAAGTTGACGAATCATTTTTTCATACATTGGAATAGCAAACTCCCCCTTGGATGCTTTTATATAGGAAGGCCGGTTTCCTTTCTTGGTACTCGCATGTAAAGTAAACTGGCTCACCAATAAAATTTCTCCATCAATATCTTTTACAGACAGGTTCATGACACCTTCTGCATCATTGAATAAACGAATATGAACGATCTTATTACTTAACCATTCAATGTCTTCCATCCTATCCGCATCTTCAACCCCCATCAATACCAATAATCCATGGGCTATACTGCCGGTGATTTTCCCGTCTACACGAACAGCAGCTTCACTCACCCTTTGAATTACAATTCTCATATTTCCTTAACCGTTTTTATCCGAACTTTAGTGCGATGAAGATAGATATTACCCCTGAAATAAAATTCCAAACAGCCCGAAGTGGTGGCAAAGGCGGGCAAAACGTGAACAAG
Above is a genomic segment from Sediminibacterium sp. KACHI17 containing:
- a CDS encoding glycine--tRNA ligase, whose amino-acid sequence is MSIQQDNRFQAIISHAKEYGFVFPSSEIYDGLSAVYDYGPYGSELKKNIRDYWWRSMTQMHDNIVGIDAAIFMHPTTWKASGHVDNFSDPMIDNKDSKKRYRVDHLLEAKADQLRENGQAQEADALLAEMDRLLAAEDFAGLKQLMNDQKIVCSVSGTANWTDIRQFNLMFSTQLGSVAEDADTIYLRPETAQGIFVNFLNVQKTARMKIPFGIAQTGKAFRNEIVARQFIFRMREFEQMEMQFFVRPGTQMEWYNYWKQERLKWHTSLGIPAEKYRYHDHVKLAHYADAALDIEYEFPFGFKEVEGIHSRTDFDLKSHQEYSKKKQQYFDADVDPATGKPYGNYIPYVVETSIGLDRMFLLVLSHAYEEETIAKEDGSTDSRVVMRIPAKIAPNKLAILPLMKKDGLPEIARQLLDECKPHFKCFYEEKDAIGKRYRRQDAIGTPFCVTIDHQTKEDGTVTIRHRDSMQQERVKMEDVKSIVLSSLT
- a CDS encoding nucleotide pyrophosphohydrolase: MTIQEAQNQVDTWINTTGVRYFNELTNLGILMEEVGELSRLMVRTYGEQSFKASDKGKELSDEMADVLWVLICLANQTGVNLTDALEKNFAKKNLRDQDRHKNNEKLL
- a CDS encoding group III truncated hemoglobin, with product MDIENRDDIEQLMRAFYAKAIPDPVIGHYFTEVIQMDLEKHLPVIIDFWETVLFGIAKYKSNAIAVHQHLHTKSAFEDKHFERWVSLFQATVDDLFEGEKATLAKQRALSIATVMKIKTIHGTSPIGH
- a CDS encoding aminopeptidase P family protein produces the protein MLRNKCLQLLFLVLPALSWAQQTTEYPNDYLSPEFHAGRRAAFREMMPNNSVGVFFASQVRVRNNDVDYQYAQSKNFYYFTGLEEPNALLLLFKQPVTILGTTGTEFIFVQNRDPQRELWTGKILGAEGVKNKYKIANVFTNDKFTANTFDFKSVDSVLTAFRNEDIFSKYKRSPDPLSRMAGIVDSLIITHNKPIAGRTTNMILSTLRGIKQAEEIALLEKAAKMSCDGHNDVMRAIKPGMTEYQAQAIMEYHFKKNGSEYPGYPSINGSSENACVLHYITNLRLMKDGDLLLSDCAAEYHGYTADVTRTVPVNGKFTPEQKIIYELVLEAQDSGFAACKPGNPFGAVDAAARRVINRGLIKLGIAANEQEARQYFPHGTSHHLGLDVHDMGPRTLQEGVCLTVEPGIYIPPGSKCDKKWWSIGVRIEDDILITKDGHRNLSASSPRTVAEIEKMAKQKSIFDKN
- the dtd gene encoding D-aminoacyl-tRNA deacylase, translating into MRIVIQRVSEAAVRVDGKITGSIAHGLLVLMGVEDADRMEDIEWLSNKIVHIRLFNDAEGVMNLSVKDIDGEILLVSQFTLHASTKKGNRPSYIKASKGEFAIPMYEKMIRQLTHDLGKPVQTGVFGADMKVSLLNDGPVTIVIDSKNKE